One genomic segment of Hordeum vulgare subsp. vulgare chromosome 2H, MorexV3_pseudomolecules_assembly, whole genome shotgun sequence includes these proteins:
- the LOC123424447 gene encoding ELMO domain-containing protein A isoform X2 produces the protein MGIPFQLQSQQKESSPSEPVGGEKPVKNASTPKPNMATAAKVNAMVGNRTWFGGLFNGSGKRRQVSADKNFEMTPLQEQRMQKLKDRLNIPFDETRPDHLKSLKALWKISFPETELTSLVSEQWKDMGWQGPNPATDFRGCGVVSLENLLFFGRRYPASFQKLLLKTQGLRATWEYPFATAGVNVSHMLIQLLELNSARPKTLPGINFVKMLSEHEEAFDILYCIAFEMMDAQWLAMRASYMQFNDVLEATKAQLERELSLEDLQRIQDLPAYNLLLK, from the exons ATGGGCATTCCGTTCCAGCTCCAATCCCAACAG AAGGAATCTTCTCCATCTGAACCCGTTGGGGGGGAAAAACCTGTCAAAAATGCATCCACTCCGAAGCCAAATATGGCAACTGCTGCCAAGG TTAATGCTATGGTCGGAAATAGGACATGGTTTGGAGGGCTTTTTAATGGCTCGGGTAAAAGGCGTCAAGTCAGTGCCGACAAGAACTTTGAAATGACCCCTCTTCAG GAACAGCGGATGCAAAAATTAAAGGATAGGCTAAACATTCCTTTCGACGAGACCCGACCGGATCATCTG AAATCCCTTAAGGCTCTTTGGAAAATTTCCTTTCCCGAGACAGAGCTCACAAGCTTAGTTTCCGAACAGTGGAAAGATATGGGTTGGCAGGGCCCAAATCCTGCTACTGATTTCAG GGGCTGTGGTGTTGTCTCGCTTGAGAATCTTTTATTTTTCGGAAGAAGATACCCG GCTTCTTTCCAGAAATTGTTGCTGAAAACACAAGGATTGCGAGCCACATGGGAATACCCCTTTGCGACAGCAGGCGTTAACGTCTCACACATGTTGATCCAACTGTTGGAGCTTAATTCAG CGCGGCCAAAAACTTTGCCGGGGATTAACTTCGTCAAAATGTTGTCCG agcacgaagaggcgTTCGACATCCTGTACTGCATTGCCTTCGAGATGATGGACGCTCAGTGGCTAGCGATGCGCGCCTCCTACATGCAGTTCAAT GATGTGCTGGAGGCAACGAAGGCGCAGCTGGAGAGGGAGCTCTCTCTGGAGGACCTCCAGCGGATCCAGGACCTGCCGGCTTACAACCTTTTGTTGAAATGA
- the LOC123424448 gene encoding E3 ubiquitin-protein ligase WAV3, translating to MGTGWRRALCTSVSRDDSDGGGGGSAKRRPPPAAAPATPRKLAFFSGMGGGNPSAPALRCRTKPTAEPESVAPVTPPPQQPASAPVSARKRMPLLQAISAPSSPRSPSRFALFKASILPTKARCGVCTRGVKNGGAAAVFTAECSHSFHFPCIAAHARAAASGALCCPVCSAPWRQAPFLASLRLHLDVGGSPHRKRRTSDDSRKAAPPPAAKAAGVPKVYDDDEPLLAPKAAANGSGFNPIPEADEDDEDEGEDAAGREGEFRGFFPHPPRARTGLAVTVAPEAALVSSGRRHGKYVVVVKVKAPGLRSSASRRAPIDLVTVLDVSQGMMGEKLQMLKRGMRLVIASLGPADRLSIVAFSGAAKRLMPLRRMSRQGQRSARQIVDRLVVCAAAQGQEQAQIACAGDALRKATKVLEDRRDRNPVATVMLLSDTQQQQQQQQQDSRKHGDHHPLRRPQAAPAAATRFTHVEIPIAGPADDAPARSPLAPKEEHLESSAPAEHAFAKCLGGLVSVVMQEVHLELTFPTGEITAVYSCGAGQQAAALAGGAGGNGGSVLSVRLGEMYAEEERELLVELRAPLGAQHGHPHSLSVRCSYRDPASQETVRGAEQPLLLPPLHHHDGGAATSSQQRLHDLFVATRAVAESRRLAELSDFSTATHLLSSARRLVLQSPPTQQQQDLLGGLDTELSDMRWRRSQQQPPTPSSRSATPSGTPRASSGGGGGGGGGEPLTPTSAWRAAEQLAKVAIMRKSMNRVSDLHGFENARF from the exons ATGGGGACGGGGTGGCGGAGGGCGCTGTGCACGTCGGTGAGCCGGGACGACAgcgacggcggcgggggcggcAGCGCCAAGCGCCGCCCGCCGcccgcggcggcgccggcgaccccGCGGAAGCTCGCCTTCTTCTCCGGCATGGGCGGCGGCAACCCGTCGGCGCCCGCGCTGCGGTGCCGCACGAAGCCGACGGCGGAGCCGGAGAGCGTGGCGCCCGTGacgccgccgccgcagcagccGGCGTCGGCGCCCGTGTCGGCCCGGAAGCGGATGCCGCTGCTGCAGGCCATCTCGGCGCCGTCCTCGCCCAGATCCCCCTCCAGATTCGCGCTCTTCAAGGCCTCCATCCTCCCCACCAAG GCACGGTGCGGAGTGTGCACGAGGGGAGTCAagaacggcggcgcggcggcggtgtTCACGGCGGAGTGCTCCCACTCCTTCCACTTCCCCTGCATCGCGGCGCACGCGCGCGCGGCGGCCTCGGGCGCGCTCTGCTGCCCGGTCTGCTCCGCGCCGTGGCGCCAGGCGCCGTTCCTGGCCTCGCTCCGCCTCCACCTCGACGTCGGCGGCTCCCCGCACCGCAAGCGCAGGACCTCCGACGACTCCCGCAAGGCGGCGCCGCCGCCTGCGGCCAAGGCCGCTGGCGTGCCCAAGGTGTACGACGACGACGAGCCGCTCCTGGCGCCCAAGGCCGCCGCCAACGGCAGTGGGTTCAACCCGATCCCGGAGgccgacgaggacgacgaagaCGAGGGCGAGGATGCCGCCGGCAGGGAGGGCGAGTTCCGGGGCTTCTTCCCGCACCCGCCGCGCGCGAGGACCGGGCTGGCGGTCACCGTGGCGCCGGAGGCCGCGCTGGTGTCGTCCGGACGGAGGCACGGCAAGTACGTGGTGGTCGTCAAGGTGAAGGCGCCCGGGCTTCGGTCGTCGGCGTCCCGGCGCGCGCCCATCGACCTGGTGACCGTGCTGGACGTGAGCCAGGGCATGATGGGGGAGAAGCTGCAGATGCTCAAGCGCGGGATGCGGCTGGTCATCGCCTCGCTCGGCCCCGCCGACCGGCTCTCCATCGTCGCCTTCTCCGGCGCCGCCAAGCGTCTGATGCCGCTGCGGCGGATGTCGCGGCAGGGGCAGCGGTCGGCGCGGCAGATCGTGGACCGGCTGGTGGTGTGCGCCGCCGCGCAGGGGCAGGAGCAGGCGCAGATCGCGTGCGCCGGCGACGCGCTGCGCAAGGCCACCAAGGTCCTCGAGGACCGCCGCGACCGCAACCCCGTCGCCACCGTCATGCTCCTGTCCGacacgcagcagcagcagcagcagcagcaacaggacTCGAGGAAGCACGGCGATCaccaccccctgcgccgcccgcaGGCGGCTCCGGCGGCGGCCACGCGGTTCACCCACGTGGAGATCCCCATCGCCGGGCCGGCTGACGACGCGCCGGCGCGGTCGCCGCTGGCGCCCAAGGAGGAGCACCTGGAGTCGAGCGCGCCCGCAGAGCACGCCTTCGCGAAGTGCCTGGGCGGGCTCGTGAGCGTGGTGATGCAGGAGGTGCACCTGGAGCTGACCTTCCCGACGGGGGAGATCACGGCGGTGTACTCCTGCGGCGCCGGGCAGCAGGCCGCGGCCCTGGCGGGCGGCGCCGGCGGCAACGGCGGGTCCGTCCTCAGCGTGCGGCTGGGCGAGATGTATGCGGAGGAGGAGCGGGAGCTGCTGGTGGAGCTGCGGGCGCCGCTGGGCGCGCAGCACGGCCACCCGCACTCGCTCTCCGTCCGGTGCAGCTACCGTGACCCGGCGTCGCAGGAGACGGTGCGCGGCGCCGAGCAGCCGCTGCTCCTGCCCCCGCTGCACCACCACGACggcggcgccgccacctcctcgcaGCAGCGGCTGCACGACCTGTTCGTGGCCACCCGCGCCGTGGCGGAGTCGCGGCGGCTGGCGGAGCTGAGCGACTTCTCGACGGCGACGCACCTGCTGTCGTCGGCGCGGAGGCTTGTGCTGCAGTCCCCGCCgacgcagcagcagcaggacctgCTGGGCGGGCTGGAcacggagctgagcgacatgcggTGGCGGCGCAGCCAGCAGCAACCACCCACGCCATCATCCCGGTCAGCGACGCCATCAGGCACGCCGCGAGCATCgtccggcggaggaggaggaggcgggggagGCGAGCCGCTGACCCCAACGTCGGCGTGGCGCGCGGCGGAGCAGCTGGCCAAGGTGGCCATCATGCGCAAGTCCATGAACCGGGTCAGCGACCTGCACGGCTTCGAGAACGCGCGCTtctga
- the LOC123424447 gene encoding ELMO domain-containing protein A isoform X1, which produces MGIPFQLQSQQGMHQAKALLAENKIMIKKESSPSEPVGGEKPVKNASTPKPNMATAAKVNAMVGNRTWFGGLFNGSGKRRQVSADKNFEMTPLQEQRMQKLKDRLNIPFDETRPDHLKSLKALWKISFPETELTSLVSEQWKDMGWQGPNPATDFRGCGVVSLENLLFFGRRYPASFQKLLLKTQGLRATWEYPFATAGVNVSHMLIQLLELNSARPKTLPGINFVKMLSEHEEAFDILYCIAFEMMDAQWLAMRASYMQFNDVLEATKAQLERELSLEDLQRIQDLPAYNLLLK; this is translated from the exons ATGGGCATTCCGTTCCAGCTCCAATCCCAACAG GGAATGCACCAAGCGAAGGCCCTACTAGCAGAAAATAAAATAATGATCAAA AAGGAATCTTCTCCATCTGAACCCGTTGGGGGGGAAAAACCTGTCAAAAATGCATCCACTCCGAAGCCAAATATGGCAACTGCTGCCAAGG TTAATGCTATGGTCGGAAATAGGACATGGTTTGGAGGGCTTTTTAATGGCTCGGGTAAAAGGCGTCAAGTCAGTGCCGACAAGAACTTTGAAATGACCCCTCTTCAG GAACAGCGGATGCAAAAATTAAAGGATAGGCTAAACATTCCTTTCGACGAGACCCGACCGGATCATCTG AAATCCCTTAAGGCTCTTTGGAAAATTTCCTTTCCCGAGACAGAGCTCACAAGCTTAGTTTCCGAACAGTGGAAAGATATGGGTTGGCAGGGCCCAAATCCTGCTACTGATTTCAG GGGCTGTGGTGTTGTCTCGCTTGAGAATCTTTTATTTTTCGGAAGAAGATACCCG GCTTCTTTCCAGAAATTGTTGCTGAAAACACAAGGATTGCGAGCCACATGGGAATACCCCTTTGCGACAGCAGGCGTTAACGTCTCACACATGTTGATCCAACTGTTGGAGCTTAATTCAG CGCGGCCAAAAACTTTGCCGGGGATTAACTTCGTCAAAATGTTGTCCG agcacgaagaggcgTTCGACATCCTGTACTGCATTGCCTTCGAGATGATGGACGCTCAGTGGCTAGCGATGCGCGCCTCCTACATGCAGTTCAAT GATGTGCTGGAGGCAACGAAGGCGCAGCTGGAGAGGGAGCTCTCTCTGGAGGACCTCCAGCGGATCCAGGACCTGCCGGCTTACAACCTTTTGTTGAAATGA
- the LOC123424446 gene encoding cytochrome P450 93G1-like — protein MAMVSSMQQPALLLRQLTQDPVTASLLAVALATAVLMIAAVSRGGGQRKPRLPPSPRALPVIGHLHLVRPPVHRTFHDLAARLGPLMHIRLGSTHCVVASSAAVAAELIRAHEGKISERPLTAVARQFAYGDDGFAFAPYGPHWRSMKRLCMSELLGPRTVEQLRPVRRSGLVSLLRSVLHRASAGADAVDLTAALIRLSNTSIIRMMASTVPGSVTEEAQVLVKAVAELVGAFNVEDYIAVCRGWDLQGLGRRAADVHHRFDALLEEMIRHKEVAREARRMRGGGVGETPEKKTATGTTTEGSKDLLDILLDKLEDDAAAEVKLTRKKIKAFVIDVVTAGSDTSAAMVEWMLAELMSHPECLRKLRSEIDAVVGRDRIAGEGDVASLPYLQAAYKETLRLRPAAPIAHRQSTEEMVISAAGGFTVPAGTAVFINLWSIARDPASWDAPLEFRPERFMAGGRNEALDPRGQHFQYLPFGSGRRGCPGMGLALQSVPAVVAALVQCFDWAVPGDGDDAKIDMEEADGLVCARRHPLLLRASPRLSPFPAVV, from the exons ATGGCAATGGTGTCCAGCATGCAGCAGCCGGCGCTGCTGCTTCGGCAGCTGACGCAGGACCCGGTGACGGCctccctcctcgccgtcgcgctcgCCACCGCGGTCCTTATGATCGCCGCCGTGAGCAGAGGCGGGGGGCAGCGGAAGCCGCGGCTGCCGCCGAGCCCGAGGGCCCTCCCGGTGATCGGGCACCTGCACCTGGTGCGCCCGCCGGTGCACCGCACCTTCCACGACCTGGCGGCCAGGCTGGGCCCGCTGATGCACATCCGGCTCGGCTCCACCCACTGCGTGGTGGCCAGCtcggccgccgtcgccgccgagcTCATCCGCGCCCACGAGGGCAAGATCTCCGAGCGGCCGCTCACGGCCGTGGCGCGCCAGTTCGCCTACGGCGACGACGGCTTTGCCTTCGCGCCCTACGGCCCGCACTGGCGCTCCATGAAGCGCCTCTGCATGTCCGAGCTCCTCGGCCCCCGCACCGTCGAGCAGCTCCGCCCCGTACGCCGCTCCGGCCTCGTGTCCCTGCTGCGGAGCGTGCTGCACCGGGCGTCGGCGGGGGCCGACGCGGTGGACCTCACCGCCGCGCTCATCCGGCTGTCGAACACGTCCATCATCCGGATGATGGCCAGCACGGTGCCCGGGAGCGTCACGGAGGAGGCGCAGGTGCTGGTGAAGGCCGTGGCGGAGCTCGTCGGCGCGTTCAACGTCGAGGACTACATCGCCGTCTGCCGCGGCTGGGACCTCCAGGGCCTCGGCCGCCGCGCCGCCGACGTCCACCACCGCTTCGACGCGCTGCTCGAGGAGATGATACGGCACAAGGAGGTGGCCCGGGAGGCCAGGAGGATGCGTGGTGGGGGAGTGGGAGAGACGCCGGAGAAGAAGACGGCCACGGGAACGACGACGGAGGGCAGCAAGGACTTGCTCGACATCCTGCTGGACAAGCTGGAGGACGACGCGGCGGCGGAGGTGAAGCTCACCAGGAAGAAGATCAAAGCCTTCGTCATC GACGTGGTGACGGCGGGCTCCGACACGTCGGCGGCGATGGTGGAGTGGATGCTGGCGGAGCTGATGAGCCACCCGGAGTGCCTCCGCAAGTTGCGGTCGGAGATAGACGCGGTGGTGGGGCGCGACAGGATCGCCGGCGAGGGCGACGTGGCGAGCCTCCCCTACCTGCAAGCAGCGTACAAGGAGACGCTACGGCTACGCCCGGCAGCGCCGATCGCGCACCGACAGTCGACGGAGGAGATGGTCATCTCCGCGGCCGGCGGGTTCACGGTGCCGGCGGGCACGGCGGTGTTCATCAACCTGTGGTCGATCGCGCGCGACCCGGCCAGCTGGGACGCGCCGCTGGAGTTCCGGCCGGAGCGGTTCATGGCCGGCGGGCGCAACGAGGCGCTGGACCCGCGCGGGCAGCACTTCCAGTACCTGCCGTTCGGGAGCGGCCGGCGCGGGTGCCCCGGCATGGGGCTGGCGCTCCAGTCCGTGCCGGCCGTCGTGGCGGCGCTCGTGCAGTGCTTCGACTGGGCCGTGCCGGGGGACGGCGACGACGCCAAGATCGACATGGAGGAGGCCGACGGGCTGGTGTGCGCGCGCAGGCACCCGCTGCTGCTCCGCGCCTCGCCGCGCCTCAGCCCCTTCCCGGCGGTcgtctag